In Nitrosophilus alvini, the following are encoded in one genomic region:
- a CDS encoding FAD-dependent oxidoreductase produces the protein MRFDIIIVGSGGAGLSAALTAKSIGLKVAVLSKSYPTRSQTSMAQGGINAVIYPDDDSVQKHIEDTIKSSQGLADPSIVEYVCKKAPDAIRWLDSIGTPFSRNGERIAQRKLGGAANPRACYAQDYTGLKILQTLFDQCIKEDIAFLNEKYLLNIITKDNTAYGVTALDMRTGEVEAYFAKAVILATGGYSRIYWGFSTNSTHATADGIAAAMRAGAKISDLEFVQFHPTALKKSSILISEAARGAGGKLINQKGEHFVDELATRDEVARAIHAQIESGNDVFLDITHLGEKFIDQNLPQERKLAILYEGVDPVKEPIPVKPAAHYTMGGIDVNRKMQTNIKGLYAAGECANAKLHGANRLGGNSLLEIIVLGKEAALNAAEYSKNITHIETQKPETLENDANFIKAVYNGFTNQIDFYEKREFLGKIFYANAGVVREEMRLKGVLSAVRQIQREIPFMGIKDKSKIYNTNLIDFIEFGNMLEISEALLVSAISRNESRGAHFRSDFPKKDDEKYLAHTIVWKEDGVLCADFERIKAQNTDELIKNSDNESDFFYKDESDPFRDNCCEDID, from the coding sequence ATGAGATTCGACATTATCATTGTAGGCAGTGGCGGAGCCGGGCTAAGTGCCGCTTTGACCGCCAAAAGTATAGGACTCAAGGTAGCTGTTTTGTCCAAATCGTATCCCACAAGGTCACAGACATCAATGGCGCAGGGCGGAATAAACGCCGTTATCTATCCTGATGATGATTCTGTACAAAAACATATAGAAGATACTATCAAATCATCCCAGGGACTCGCAGATCCCTCTATTGTGGAATATGTATGCAAAAAAGCTCCCGATGCCATAAGATGGCTCGACTCCATAGGGACACCTTTCAGCAGAAATGGTGAACGTATAGCACAAAGAAAGCTGGGAGGAGCGGCAAATCCCAGAGCATGTTATGCGCAGGACTATACCGGTCTAAAAATTCTTCAGACTCTATTTGATCAGTGCATCAAAGAAGATATCGCTTTTTTAAACGAAAAATATCTGCTCAATATAATAACGAAAGATAACACCGCATACGGCGTTACCGCTCTTGATATGAGAACCGGCGAAGTCGAAGCATACTTCGCAAAAGCCGTTATTCTTGCAACCGGCGGATACAGCCGTATATACTGGGGATTTAGCACAAATTCTACACACGCAACGGCAGACGGCATAGCTGCCGCTATGAGAGCGGGTGCAAAAATAAGCGATCTTGAATTTGTACAGTTTCATCCGACAGCACTCAAAAAAAGCTCTATTCTTATAAGCGAAGCGGCAAGAGGAGCCGGCGGAAAACTTATCAATCAAAAAGGAGAGCATTTTGTAGACGAACTTGCCACAAGGGATGAAGTGGCAAGAGCGATACATGCTCAGATAGAGAGCGGAAATGATGTCTTTTTGGATATCACGCATCTGGGAGAGAAATTTATAGACCAAAATCTCCCCCAGGAGAGAAAGCTTGCAATTCTTTACGAAGGAGTCGATCCGGTAAAAGAGCCTATTCCGGTAAAACCTGCTGCCCATTATACTATGGGAGGAATAGACGTAAACAGAAAAATGCAGACAAATATCAAAGGACTATATGCCGCAGGAGAATGTGCCAATGCGAAGCTTCACGGAGCAAACAGGCTGGGAGGAAACTCTTTGCTTGAAATCATTGTTCTGGGAAAAGAGGCTGCACTCAACGCCGCTGAGTATTCGAAAAACATAACTCATATCGAAACCCAAAAACCAGAAACGCTGGAAAATGATGCAAATTTCATAAAAGCTGTCTACAACGGCTTCACGAATCAGATAGATTTTTACGAAAAAAGGGAATTTTTAGGCAAGATTTTCTATGCAAATGCAGGCGTGGTTCGGGAAGAGATGAGACTCAAAGGGGTTTTGTCTGCTGTAAGACAGATCCAAAGAGAGATCCCTTTCATGGGAATAAAAGACAAATCAAAAATATACAATACAAATCTCATAGATTTTATAGAATTCGGAAATATGTTAGAGATTTCAGAAGCGCTGCTTGTAAGCGCTATAAGCAGAAATGAGAGCAGAGGAGCGCATTTTAGATCCGATTTTCCCAAAAAAGATGACGAAAAATATCTTGCACATACGATTGTCTGGAAAGAGGATGGTGTTTTATGTGCTGACTTCGAAAGGATTAAAGCGCAAAATACAGATGAGCTTATAAAAAACAGTGATAATGAGAGCGATTTTTTTTATAAAGATGAAAGCGACCCTTTTAGGGATAACTGCTGCGAAGATATCGATTAG
- a CDS encoding D-2-hydroxyacid dehydrogenase — protein MNIVILDAETLGNADLKKFEKFGKLTVYSITPKELTKERTKEADIIITNKVVIDKEIMDNAPNLRLICVAATGMNNVDLDYASRKMIAVKNVAGYSTESVVQHTFALAFYLIESLGYYDEYVKTGKWAKSQIFTHLGRPFFEIAGKTWGIIGLGTIGKRVADIAKSFGCNILYYSASGVDRSSEYERVELEELLKRSDIVSIHAPLNEKTKNLLHYENISLMKDNSILLNLGRGGIINERDLAKAIDEKKIYAGIDVTEQEPINPDNPLNFVKNKEQLFITPHIAWTSIEARERLIEGIAKNIEEFLSRGIK, from the coding sequence ATGAATATAGTAATACTTGATGCCGAAACACTCGGTAATGCGGATCTTAAAAAATTTGAAAAATTCGGTAAATTGACAGTATATTCAATAACTCCCAAAGAGTTGACAAAAGAAAGAACAAAAGAGGCCGACATCATAATAACCAACAAAGTTGTAATAGACAAAGAGATAATGGATAACGCTCCCAACCTCAGACTTATCTGCGTTGCGGCCACGGGAATGAACAATGTGGATCTAGACTATGCTTCAAGAAAAATGATAGCAGTCAAAAACGTTGCCGGATACTCTACCGAAAGTGTGGTTCAGCATACATTTGCTCTTGCTTTTTATCTTATAGAAAGTCTTGGATATTATGACGAATATGTAAAAACCGGAAAGTGGGCAAAATCACAGATTTTTACCCATCTGGGACGCCCATTTTTCGAAATAGCAGGCAAAACTTGGGGAATCATAGGACTGGGAACTATCGGTAAAAGGGTTGCCGATATTGCAAAGAGTTTTGGCTGCAATATTCTTTACTACTCCGCTTCAGGAGTTGACAGAAGCAGTGAATATGAAAGGGTGGAGCTTGAAGAGCTTTTAAAAAGAAGCGATATAGTCTCCATTCATGCTCCTTTGAATGAAAAAACAAAAAATCTGCTTCATTATGAAAATATCTCTTTGATGAAAGATAACTCTATTTTGCTAAATCTTGGCAGAGGCGGTATAATAAATGAAAGAGACCTGGCTAAAGCCATAGATGAGAAAAAGATATATGCAGGCATTGATGTAACGGAGCAAGAGCCGATAAATCCGGACAATCCGCTAAATTTCGTAAAAAACAAAGAACAACTGTTCATAACGCCGCATATAGCCTGGACCAGCATAGAGGCCAGAGAAAGACTAATCGAAGGCATCGCTAAAAATATAGAAGAATTCTTATCAAGGGGGATAAAATGA
- a CDS encoding glycine zipper 2TM domain-containing protein has product MKKLLIILAAALSMAFFTGCAQKGYTQADVGEIQIVYKGTVTSTRTVSVKDSGEGMILGAIVGGILGHQIGEGKGKDVATVAGAVAGGVVGSKLAEDTGQEVTISLENGQTVTTVIKVDKNNPYWLRPGDRVAVYVKGNKIVRVAPIISE; this is encoded by the coding sequence ATGAAAAAACTGCTTATTATACTTGCAGCAGCACTTTCCATGGCTTTTTTCACCGGATGTGCACAAAAAGGATATACCCAAGCCGACGTGGGAGAGATACAGATAGTCTATAAAGGAACCGTTACATCTACAAGAACGGTATCTGTCAAAGACAGTGGCGAAGGAATGATTCTTGGCGCCATTGTAGGCGGAATCCTCGGGCATCAGATAGGTGAGGGCAAAGGCAAAGACGTTGCTACTGTGGCAGGGGCCGTAGCAGGAGGAGTTGTAGGTAGCAAACTTGCAGAAGATACCGGACAGGAGGTTACTATATCTCTTGAAAACGGACAAACCGTTACGACTGTTATAAAAGTTGATAAAAACAATCCCTACTGGCTCAGACCTGGAGACAGGGTTGCAGTATATGTAAAAGGCAACAAAATCGTAAGAGTAGCCCCCATAATAAGCGAATAA